A genomic segment from Sulfitobacter mediterraneus encodes:
- the narI gene encoding respiratory nitrate reductase subunit gamma — protein sequence MFTNFDIDYFIFGIMPYIALTVLIVGCIARYERDPFTWKSSSSQLLRRKQLILGSVLFHVGILTVFFGHLAGLFTPVWILDALGIPYALKQWMAVVIGGIAGVTALIGATILLHRRLTDPRIRRHSSFADIGILALIWLQLLIGIGTIFLTLQHMDGAEMVRFMTWSQSVVLLNLNAWAMVVDVHWLYKAHIFLGLLITLLFPFTRLVHMVSAPIRYLWRPGYQVVRSRRQTPLPARNEGAK from the coding sequence ATGTTTACCAACTTTGACATCGACTACTTCATCTTTGGGATCATGCCCTATATCGCGCTGACCGTGCTGATTGTGGGGTGTATCGCCCGGTATGAGCGTGATCCGTTCACTTGGAAATCGTCTTCCAGCCAGCTTTTGCGGCGCAAACAGTTAATTCTCGGGTCGGTGCTGTTTCACGTCGGCATTCTGACGGTGTTCTTTGGCCATCTTGCGGGTCTGTTTACCCCGGTCTGGATCCTCGACGCGCTGGGCATTCCCTATGCGCTCAAACAATGGATGGCGGTTGTCATCGGCGGCATTGCAGGTGTGACCGCACTGATCGGCGCGACCATTCTGTTGCACCGCCGCTTGACCGATCCCCGTATCCGCCGCCACTCCAGTTTTGCTGACATTGGCATTCTGGCGCTGATCTGGCTGCAATTGCTGATCGGTATCGGCACCATCTTCCTGACACTGCAACACATGGATGGCGCGGAAATGGTGCGCTTTATGACATGGTCGCAAAGTGTGGTTCTGTTGAACCTCAACGCCTGGGCGATGGTTGTGGATGTGCATTGGCTCTACAAGGCGCATATCTTCCTTGGCCTGCTGATCACCTTGCTGTTCCCGTTCACACGGTTGGTTCACATGGTGTCTGCCCCGATCCGTTATCTGTGGCGTCCCGGTTATCAGGTGGTGCGGTCGCGCCGCCAGACACCGTTGCCTGCACGCAATGAAGGGGCGAAGTGA
- the narJ gene encoding nitrate reductase molybdenum cofactor assembly chaperone, whose protein sequence is MDRTLKSFSLLLSYPTRELQHAMSEIGGVLASDTRLTAAARRALRPLVEGLAGRDIYDLEEQFVLLFDRSRTLSLNLFEHVHGESRDRGGAMVSLIETYREAGFDPATSELPDHLPVLLEFLSTRPSREVRDTLTDAAHIFEALQTRLERRESPYAAVFAALIQIAGAKANKDVVEAMLAQPDDDPTDLKALDEVWEESEVTFGPDPNAGCPQVRDMLAQMDTPINPAPQAAAK, encoded by the coding sequence ATGGACCGTACACTGAAATCCTTTTCCCTACTTCTGAGCTACCCGACGCGCGAGCTGCAGCATGCGATGTCCGAGATCGGAGGCGTCCTTGCCTCGGATACGCGTTTGACAGCAGCAGCACGTCGGGCGTTGCGCCCGCTGGTTGAGGGGCTAGCCGGGCGCGACATCTATGACCTCGAAGAGCAGTTTGTCCTGCTCTTCGACCGCTCGCGGACCTTGTCGTTGAACCTGTTTGAACATGTTCACGGCGAGAGCCGCGACCGGGGTGGCGCGATGGTGTCGCTGATCGAAACCTACCGTGAGGCAGGGTTTGATCCGGCCACATCGGAACTGCCGGACCACTTGCCAGTCTTGTTGGAATTTCTGTCGACCCGTCCGTCACGTGAAGTGCGCGACACATTGACCGATGCCGCGCATATCTTTGAGGCCCTGCAAACCCGCCTTGAGCGGCGCGAAAGCCCCTATGCGGCGGTATTTGCAGCGCTGATCCAGATCGCGGGGGCCAAGGCCAATAAAGACGTGGTCGAGGCGATGCTCGCACAGCCGGACGATGATCCAACCGATCTCAAGGCGCTGGACGAGGTTTGGGAAGAATCCGAAGTGACCTTTGGCCCTGATCCAAACGCGGGCTGCCCGCAGGTGCGCGATATGCTTGCGCAGATGGACACACCGATAAACCCAGCGCCGCAAGCCGCGGCCAAGTAA
- the narH gene encoding nitrate reductase subunit beta, with the protein MRVRAQIGMVLNLDKCIGCHTCSVTCKNVWTSRDGVEYAWFNNVETKPGTGYPTDWENQARWKGGWERTRSGKLQPKQGSKWRILANIFGNPDLPEIDDYYEPFDFDYDHLKSAPEMTAFPTARPRSKITGERMEKIEKGPNWEEILGGEFAKRSEDYNFEGIQKEIYGEYENTFMMYLPRLCEHCLNPACAASCPSGAIYKREEDGIVLIDQEKCRGWRMCVSGCPYKKIYYNWQSGKSEKCTLCYPRIESGNPTVCSETCVGRIRYLGVMLYDADKIEDAANVPAETDLYDAQLDVFLDPNDPAVIEAARRDGVPEDWIKGAQESPIWKMAMEWKVAFPLHPEYRTLPMVWYIPPLSPIQNAAEAGKIGMDGAMPDVQSLRIPVKYLANMLTAGDEAPVVTALERMMAMRSYMRSKTVDGVIDEGIAQRVGLEPRMIEDMYKIMALADYEDRFVIPTTHREQVEEAYDLKGGCGFTDGNGCSTGISKGSLFGGSKKPLKMPQEVQ; encoded by the coding sequence ATGAGAGTTCGCGCACAAATCGGCATGGTGTTGAACCTGGACAAATGTATCGGGTGCCACACATGCTCTGTCACCTGCAAAAACGTCTGGACCAGCCGCGATGGTGTTGAATACGCATGGTTCAACAACGTGGAAACCAAACCGGGCACCGGCTATCCGACCGACTGGGAAAACCAGGCGCGTTGGAAAGGTGGCTGGGAACGGACACGATCTGGCAAGTTACAGCCCAAGCAGGGCAGCAAATGGCGGATTCTGGCCAATATCTTTGGCAACCCGGACCTGCCCGAAATTGACGACTATTATGAGCCGTTTGATTTCGATTATGACCACCTGAAATCGGCGCCCGAAATGACGGCCTTCCCGACTGCACGTCCAAGGTCCAAGATCACCGGCGAGCGGATGGAGAAGATCGAAAAAGGTCCGAACTGGGAAGAGATCCTTGGCGGTGAATTCGCCAAGCGCAGCGAAGACTACAACTTCGAAGGCATCCAGAAGGAGATCTACGGGGAATATGAAAATACATTCATGATGTATTTGCCCCGCCTTTGCGAACACTGTCTGAACCCGGCTTGCGCGGCATCCTGCCCGTCCGGCGCGATCTACAAACGCGAAGAAGACGGCATTGTTCTAATCGACCAGGAAAAATGCCGCGGCTGGCGGATGTGTGTGTCCGGCTGCCCCTACAAAAAGATCTACTACAACTGGCAGTCCGGCAAATCCGAGAAATGCACTCTGTGCTATCCCCGGATCGAAAGCGGCAACCCGACCGTTTGTTCGGAAACCTGCGTTGGGCGTATCCGGTATCTGGGCGTGATGCTTTATGATGCGGACAAGATCGAAGATGCGGCCAATGTGCCTGCTGAGACCGATCTTTATGATGCGCAGTTGGATGTTTTCCTCGATCCAAATGATCCCGCCGTCATCGAAGCGGCCCGTCGCGACGGCGTGCCGGAGGACTGGATCAAAGGCGCGCAGGAAAGCCCGATCTGGAAGATGGCGATGGAATGGAAAGTGGCGTTCCCGCTGCACCCCGAATATCGCACCCTGCCAATGGTCTGGTACATCCCGCCATTGTCACCGATCCAGAACGCTGCCGAAGCAGGCAAGATTGGCATGGACGGCGCAATGCCTGACGTTCAATCCCTGCGCATCCCGGTCAAATACCTCGCCAACATGCTGACGGCAGGGGACGAAGCCCCGGTTGTCACAGCGTTGGAGCGGATGATGGCCATGCGGTCTTACATGCGGTCAAAAACTGTGGATGGCGTGATCGATGAAGGCATCGCACAACGTGTGGGCCTCGAGCCGCGGATGATCGAGGACATGTATAAAATCATGGCTTTGGCCGATTACGAAGATCGTTTCGTGATCCCAACAACCCACCGTGAGCAGGTCGAAGAGGCCTATGACCTCAAGGGGGGCTGCGGGTTCACCGACGGCAACGGCTGTTCCACTGGTATCTCCAAAGGATCGCTTTTTGGCGGCTCCAAGAAACCTCTGAAAATGCCACAGGAGGTGCAGTAA
- a CDS encoding nitrate reductase subunit alpha: MSHLLDRLNFLQSKELEKFSNGHGQVTRENRDWEETYRNRWRHDKIVRSTHGVNCTGSCSWKIYVKSGIVTWETQQTDYPRTRAGLPNHEPRGCARGASYSWYLYSANRVKNPLIRGKLLKVWREMRKTMTPIEAWTKLQNDPILRANYVKSRGKGGFVRATWDESTEIIATANAYTAKTYGPDRVFGFSPIPAMSMVSYAAGSRYLSLMGGVCMSFYDWYCDLPPASPMTWGEQTDVPESADWYNAGFLLLWGSNVPQTRTPDAHFYTEARYRGTKSAVICPDYSEAAKFGDVWLAPKQGTDSALAMAMGHVILREYHLDRQAEYFEDYTRKYSDFPMLVKLEEKDGRYVPGRFLRADDLDGKLGEDNNPEWKTVALDRKAGLVAPNGSVGYRWGEDGEWNLEERASGKDTDLMTSLVLEEDHDKIVGVDFPYFGGQSTKNFAQCDFPDVMTHNIPVKTVKTADGDVQVATVFDLFCANYGLDRGLGGDWVTKDFAEDKPYTPAWAERITGVPADKIIAVAREFATNAEKTNGKSMVILGAGLNHWYHMDMNYRGIINMLVMCGCIGQSGGGWSHYVGQEKLRPQTGWQPLAFALDWNRPPRHMNSTSAWYAHTDQWRYETLTADEILSPTAPEGDWNVNLIDYNIRAERMGWLPSAPQLKTNPLEVTKAAKAAGKEIKDYIAEQLKSGDLEMSCEDPDAPENWPRNLFIWRSNLLGSSGKGHEYFLKHLLGTDHGVLGHDLGVEGGQMPSEAKWHEEAPEGKLDLLVCIDFRMSTTAVYSDIVLPTASWYEKNDLNTSDMHPFIHPLQAAVDPAYESKSDWEIFKAIAKKFQEVAPEVLGKETDVVALPILHDTPAEIAQDQVRDWKKGECELIPGKTAPNYVPVERDYTAIYDRFVAVGPLLDKLGNGGKGITWNTEVEVQHLRDLNGEWEDGPAKGCPKLVTDIDATEVILMLAPETNGEVAVKAWEQLGKATGIDHRHLALPKEDEKIRFRDIAAQPRKIISSPTWSGIESEHVCYNAGYTNVHELIPWRTLTGRQQLYQDHLWMRAFGEGFTTYRPPVDLKTINSDVMDDGDSLVLNFITPHQKWGIHSTYSDNLLMLTLNRGGPVVWLSEVDAAKAGIADNDWVEVYNTNGALTARAVVSQRMKDGTLFMYHAQEKIVNTPGSEKTGNRGGIHNSVTRTTLKPTHMIGGYAHQSYGFNYYGTVGSNRDEFVIVRKMRKVDWLDTPAKVEAAE; the protein is encoded by the coding sequence ATGAGCCACCTGCTCGACAGATTGAACTTTCTCCAGTCAAAAGAACTGGAAAAATTCTCGAACGGCCACGGGCAAGTGACCCGCGAGAACCGCGATTGGGAAGAGACCTATCGCAACCGCTGGCGCCACGACAAGATCGTGCGCTCGACCCATGGTGTGAACTGCACCGGCTCATGTAGCTGGAAGATCTACGTCAAATCCGGGATCGTCACATGGGAAACCCAGCAGACGGACTATCCGCGCACCCGTGCGGGCCTGCCCAACCACGAACCGCGTGGCTGTGCACGTGGCGCATCCTACAGCTGGTATCTGTATTCCGCGAACCGGGTGAAGAACCCGCTGATCCGCGGCAAACTTTTGAAAGTCTGGCGCGAGATGCGCAAGACCATGACCCCGATCGAGGCCTGGACCAAGCTTCAGAATGACCCGATCCTGCGGGCCAACTATGTCAAATCCCGTGGCAAGGGCGGCTTTGTCCGCGCGACATGGGATGAAAGCACCGAAATCATCGCGACCGCCAATGCCTATACGGCCAAGACATACGGTCCGGACCGCGTCTTCGGCTTCTCGCCCATTCCGGCGATGTCGATGGTCAGCTATGCCGCCGGATCGCGGTATCTGAGCCTGATGGGCGGCGTCTGCATGTCCTTCTATGACTGGTATTGCGACTTGCCACCGGCCTCTCCGATGACATGGGGCGAACAGACCGACGTGCCGGAAAGTGCCGATTGGTACAACGCGGGCTTCTTGCTGCTTTGGGGCTCCAACGTGCCGCAGACCCGGACACCGGATGCGCACTTCTACACCGAGGCACGCTATCGCGGCACCAAATCCGCTGTGATTTGCCCGGACTATTCCGAAGCGGCCAAGTTTGGCGACGTCTGGTTGGCCCCGAAACAGGGCACCGACAGCGCCTTGGCAATGGCCATGGGTCACGTGATCCTGCGCGAATACCATCTCGACCGTCAGGCCGAGTACTTCGAGGATTACACCCGCAAATATTCCGACTTCCCAATGCTGGTAAAGCTTGAGGAAAAAGACGGCCGGTACGTGCCGGGCCGCTTCCTGCGGGCCGATGATCTGGACGGCAAACTGGGCGAAGACAACAACCCCGAATGGAAAACTGTCGCCCTTGACCGCAAGGCGGGCCTGGTCGCGCCAAACGGTTCGGTTGGCTATCGCTGGGGTGAAGACGGTGAATGGAACCTTGAGGAACGTGCAAGCGGCAAAGACACCGACTTGATGACCTCGCTGGTTCTTGAAGAGGACCATGACAAGATTGTCGGTGTCGATTTCCCCTACTTCGGCGGTCAATCCACCAAGAACTTTGCGCAGTGCGATTTCCCTGATGTCATGACCCACAACATCCCTGTGAAAACCGTGAAAACGGCAGACGGCGATGTACAGGTTGCCACTGTGTTTGACCTCTTCTGCGCCAACTATGGCCTTGATCGCGGCCTGGGCGGGGATTGGGTCACCAAGGACTTTGCCGAAGACAAACCTTATACGCCTGCATGGGCCGAACGGATCACCGGTGTTCCTGCCGACAAGATTATCGCGGTTGCCCGTGAGTTTGCCACCAATGCCGAAAAGACCAATGGTAAATCCATGGTCATTCTGGGTGCCGGTCTGAACCACTGGTACCACATGGACATGAACTATCGCGGCATCATTAACATGTTGGTGATGTGTGGCTGTATCGGTCAGTCGGGCGGTGGCTGGAGCCACTACGTGGGCCAGGAAAAGCTGCGCCCGCAAACCGGATGGCAGCCGCTGGCCTTTGCGCTGGATTGGAACCGTCCACCACGTCACATGAACTCCACCTCGGCATGGTATGCGCATACCGATCAGTGGCGTTATGAGACCCTGACGGCGGATGAGATCCTGTCGCCAACGGCGCCAGAGGGTGATTGGAACGTCAATCTGATTGACTACAACATCCGCGCTGAACGCATGGGCTGGTTGCCATCGGCACCGCAGTTGAAAACCAACCCGCTTGAAGTGACCAAAGCGGCCAAAGCGGCTGGCAAAGAGATCAAAGACTACATCGCAGAACAGCTGAAATCCGGCGATCTGGAAATGTCTTGCGAAGATCCTGACGCACCCGAAAACTGGCCGCGCAACCTGTTTATCTGGCGGTCCAACCTGTTGGGTTCTTCGGGCAAAGGCCACGAGTATTTCCTCAAGCACTTGCTGGGCACCGACCACGGCGTGCTCGGTCATGACCTCGGTGTTGAGGGCGGCCAAATGCCATCAGAAGCCAAATGGCATGAAGAAGCGCCAGAAGGCAAACTGGACCTTTTGGTCTGCATTGACTTCCGGATGAGCACCACAGCAGTCTATTCCGATATCGTTCTGCCAACAGCAAGCTGGTACGAGAAGAACGACCTGAACACATCGGACATGCACCCGTTCATCCACCCGCTTCAGGCGGCTGTTGATCCTGCCTATGAGAGCAAATCGGACTGGGAAATCTTCAAGGCGATTGCCAAAAAATTCCAAGAGGTTGCACCCGAGGTGCTGGGCAAGGAAACCGATGTGGTTGCCCTGCCGATCCTGCACGACACACCGGCAGAGATTGCACAGGATCAGGTCCGCGACTGGAAGAAAGGCGAATGCGAACTGATCCCCGGAAAGACCGCACCAAACTATGTGCCGGTTGAGCGGGATTATACCGCGATCTACGACCGGTTTGTGGCTGTTGGTCCGCTGCTTGATAAGCTTGGCAATGGCGGCAAAGGTATCACCTGGAACACCGAAGTTGAGGTGCAGCATCTGCGCGATCTCAACGGCGAGTGGGAGGATGGCCCTGCCAAGGGTTGCCCGAAACTGGTGACTGACATCGACGCCACCGAGGTCATCTTGATGCTGGCCCCGGAAACCAATGGCGAAGTGGCTGTGAAAGCATGGGAACAACTGGGCAAAGCCACCGGCATTGACCACAGACATCTGGCGCTGCCGAAGGAAGACGAGAAAATCCGTTTCCGCGATATTGCCGCACAGCCGCGCAAGATCATCAGCTCGCCCACATGGTCCGGTATCGAAAGTGAACATGTCTGCTACAACGCCGGCTATACCAACGTGCATGAGTTGATCCCATGGCGCACCCTGACAGGCCGCCAGCAGCTGTATCAAGATCACCTGTGGATGCGCGCCTTTGGCGAAGGGTTCACAACCTACCGCCCACCTGTCGATCTGAAGACCATCAACAGCGACGTGATGGATGATGGCGACAGCCTGGTGCTCAACTTCATCACACCCCACCAGAAATGGGGCATCCACTCCACCTATTCGGACAACCTGTTGATGCTCACGCTCAACCGGGGTGGTCCGGTGGTCTGGCTGTCCGAGGTCGATGCGGCCAAGGCGGGGATTGCGGACAACGATTGGGTCGAGGTTTACAACACCAACGGGGCGCTTACGGCCCGTGCGGTTGTCAGCCAGCGCATGAAAGACGGCACGCTGTTTATGTACCACGCGCAGGAAAAGATCGTGAACACGCCCGGTTCTGAAAAGACCGGCAACCGTGGCGGCATCCACAACTCTGTGACCCGCACCACGCTCAAACCAACCCATATGATCGGCGGTTATGCCCATCAATCCTACGGCTTTAACTACTACGGCACCGTCGGGTCGAACCGGGATGAATTCGTCATCGTCAGAAAAATGCGGAAGGTCGACTGGCTCGATACACCCGCCAAAGTGGAGGCAGCAGAATGA
- a CDS encoding MFS transporter: MGQDLRNWNIEDEGYWSSTGKAIATRNLWISIPSLLCGFAVWLYWGIITVQMINLGFAFDQSQLFTLGAIAGLTGATLRIPSTFFIRIAGGKNTIVFTTALLMIPAAGAGIALQDPDTPLWYFQILAFLSGIGGGNFSSSMSNISFFYPKKKLGYALGMNAGLGNFGVTTMQILIPLVMTVGIFGGESRTLVNTSGTLIGKIPAGTETYIHNAGLIWLVFLIPLAIIGWMGMNNIRDEHVSPDIPNPLGGFAIITGMLLLGLGAAAFGLWLLLPQTEGGLPTSGMGVSKWIVLPIVIALTVGLLKLIPGAVGQNLTRQYRIFGNKHTWAMTVIYTMTFGSFIGFSAALALTIKVVFGFSHIEVDGLMTHDTVNPNGPSALMFAWMGPFIGALIRPIGGIWADKAGGAKVTQIISIVMVASALGVAYFIQAAYNSATPEQYFYPFLGLFLILFAATGIGNGSTFRTIGVVFDKEQAGPALGWTAAVAAYGAFIIPKVFGEQLKAGTPELALYGFAIFYAVCIVINWWFYLRPGAYVKNP, translated from the coding sequence GTGGGACAAGATCTAAGAAACTGGAACATTGAGGACGAAGGCTATTGGTCCTCTACCGGCAAGGCGATTGCCACACGCAACCTGTGGATTTCGATCCCCAGCCTGCTCTGCGGCTTCGCGGTCTGGCTGTACTGGGGCATCATCACCGTTCAGATGATCAACCTCGGCTTTGCCTTTGACCAGTCGCAGCTGTTCACGCTGGGCGCCATTGCCGGTCTGACCGGTGCGACCCTGCGCATTCCGTCAACATTCTTCATCCGTATCGCGGGCGGCAAGAACACCATCGTTTTCACCACAGCATTGCTGATGATCCCCGCTGCGGGTGCGGGTATTGCACTGCAAGACCCTGACACGCCGCTGTGGTATTTCCAGATTCTCGCCTTCCTGTCGGGTATCGGTGGCGGTAATTTCTCGTCCTCGATGTCCAACATCAGCTTCTTCTATCCGAAGAAAAAGCTGGGCTATGCGCTGGGCATGAACGCCGGTCTGGGCAACTTTGGTGTGACCACCATGCAAATCCTCATCCCGCTGGTAATGACGGTTGGTATCTTTGGTGGCGAAAGCCGCACGCTGGTCAACACATCCGGCACGCTGATCGGCAAGATTCCTGCCGGCACAGAGACCTATATCCACAACGCGGGCCTGATCTGGCTGGTGTTCCTGATCCCGTTGGCCATCATCGGCTGGATGGGCATGAACAACATCCGAGACGAACATGTCTCGCCTGACATCCCCAACCCGCTTGGTGGCTTTGCCATCATCACCGGTATGCTGTTGCTGGGCCTTGGCGCCGCTGCATTCGGCCTTTGGCTGCTGCTGCCGCAAACCGAAGGTGGGTTGCCAACATCAGGTATGGGCGTGTCCAAATGGATCGTGCTGCCCATCGTCATCGCTCTGACCGTCGGTCTGTTGAAGTTGATCCCCGGTGCCGTTGGCCAGAACCTGACACGTCAGTATCGGATATTTGGCAACAAGCACACTTGGGCCATGACCGTGATCTACACAATGACCTTCGGTTCGTTCATCGGCTTCTCGGCCGCACTGGCGCTGACCATCAAGGTGGTCTTTGGTTTCAGCCACATCGAAGTGGACGGGCTGATGACCCACGACACCGTGAACCCCAATGGCCCCTCGGCCCTGATGTTTGCATGGATGGGGCCGTTCATCGGCGCACTGATCCGTCCGATCGGTGGTATCTGGGCTGACAAGGCCGGTGGCGCGAAAGTGACGCAGATCATCTCGATCGTCATGGTCGCATCTGCCCTGGGCGTCGCTTACTTCATCCAGGCGGCCTACAACTCGGCCACGCCGGAACAGTACTTCTACCCGTTCCTGGGCCTGTTCCTGATCCTGTTCGCCGCCACCGGCATCGGCAACGGATCGACCTTCCGGACAATCGGTGTGGTGTTCGACAAAGAGCAGGCTGGCCCTGCACTGGGTTGGACGGCTGCTGTGGCTGCCTACGGTGCCTTCATCATCCCCAAAGTCTTTGGTGAGCAGTTGAAGGCCGGCACCCCCGAACTGGCGCTTTACGGTTTCGCGATCTTCTACGCGGTCTGCATCGTCATCAACTGGTGGTTCTACCTGCGCCCCGGCGCCTATGTCAAAAACCCATAA
- a CDS encoding MFS transporter, whose amino-acid sequence MELQNKATSLWGNFFNVKMVQIRTFHMTWFAFFSCFFAWFGIAPLMSVVRDELQLTKDQIGWAIIGSVSATIFARLFIGWLCDRIGPRKSYTWLLILGSLPVMGIGLAQSFETFLLFRVLIGCIGASFVITQYHTSVMFAPNVVGQANATSAGWGNLGGGVTQFVMPLLFSVFVVGFGFSEAVGWRASMMVVGSIIFVTGIAYYFLTQDAPDGNFDELRAQGRMGEKKKVTGNYMAALADPRVWVLFVIYGACFGIELTVNNVAALYFMDYFDLTLVTAGLVAASFGLMNMFARTLGGIFGDNFGSLWGLRGRAFWLFVCIFCEGLALMLFSQMSVLFLALPALIVFSLFTQMAEGATYSVVPFINKKALGAVAGVVGAGGNAGAVLAGFLFKNTIDWSEAFFILGIIVTCASFMAFFVRFSTRQEDEERANFAAANIETLRARAAKANAALEEGIQAIARKDGQAPAAD is encoded by the coding sequence ATGGAGCTTCAGAACAAGGCCACAAGTCTTTGGGGCAATTTCTTTAACGTAAAGATGGTGCAGATCAGAACGTTCCACATGACGTGGTTTGCGTTCTTCTCGTGCTTCTTTGCATGGTTTGGTATCGCGCCGCTGATGTCTGTTGTGCGCGATGAGTTGCAGCTGACAAAGGATCAGATCGGCTGGGCCATCATTGGCTCGGTGTCCGCAACCATCTTTGCGCGGCTGTTCATCGGCTGGCTCTGTGATCGGATCGGGCCAAGGAAATCCTACACATGGTTGCTGATCCTCGGGTCGCTGCCCGTAATGGGGATTGGCCTGGCGCAATCCTTTGAGACCTTTTTGCTGTTCCGGGTTCTGATCGGCTGTATCGGTGCATCCTTTGTAATCACCCAATACCACACATCCGTTATGTTCGCGCCCAACGTGGTCGGACAGGCCAACGCCACTTCGGCGGGCTGGGGGAACCTAGGCGGTGGTGTGACACAGTTTGTGATGCCGCTGTTGTTCTCGGTGTTCGTCGTTGGCTTTGGCTTTTCCGAGGCTGTCGGCTGGCGTGCGTCGATGATGGTTGTTGGCTCGATCATCTTTGTCACCGGGATCGCGTATTACTTCCTCACTCAGGATGCCCCTGACGGCAACTTTGATGAGCTCCGTGCGCAAGGCCGCATGGGTGAGAAAAAGAAAGTCACCGGCAACTATATGGCCGCATTGGCTGACCCGCGCGTTTGGGTTCTGTTTGTCATCTACGGTGCCTGCTTCGGGATCGAGTTGACCGTCAACAACGTCGCCGCGCTGTACTTCATGGATTACTTTGACCTGACCCTTGTCACCGCCGGTCTGGTGGCCGCGTCCTTTGGTCTTATGAACATGTTTGCGCGGACCCTTGGCGGGATCTTCGGTGACAACTTCGGTTCGCTCTGGGGCCTGCGTGGCCGCGCGTTCTGGCTGTTCGTCTGTATCTTCTGTGAAGGTCTGGCGCTGATGTTGTTCAGCCAGATGAGCGTTCTGTTCCTGGCTCTGCCTGCGCTGATTGTTTTCTCGCTGTTCACCCAGATGGCCGAAGGGGCGACCTATTCGGTGGTGCCATTCATCAACAAGAAGGCACTGGGCGCTGTGGCCGGTGTTGTGGGCGCGGGCGGTAACGCCGGTGCGGTTCTGGCGGGTTTCCTGTTCAAGAACACAATCGACTGGTCCGAAGCGTTCTTCATCCTTGGCATTATCGTGACCTGCGCATCCTTCATGGCTTTCTTTGTCCGGTTCTCGACCCGGCAGGAAGATGAAGAACGGGCCAACTTTGCCGCCGCCAATATCGAAACTCTGCGCGCCCGTGCCGCCAAGGCCAATGCCGCGCTGGAAGAAGGCATTCAGGCCATTGCCCGCAAGGACGGGCAGGCACCTGCAGCCGATTAA